One region of Streptococcus parasanguinis genomic DNA includes:
- a CDS encoding cupredoxin domain-containing protein has translation MFGLLISIVCLLGVAFIAWWFFAEHEKVSDHARQKSGYQEIEVEVMGGYSPETIVLKKNVPARIIFNRKDPSSCLDQVIFPDFGVHEALPLGEKHVIEITPEKAGEYGYSCGMNMMHGHMIVE, from the coding sequence ATGTTTGGATTGTTAATTAGTATTGTTTGTTTACTTGGGGTTGCTTTTATTGCTTGGTGGTTCTTTGCAGAGCATGAAAAGGTAAGCGACCACGCTCGTCAGAAATCAGGTTATCAAGAAATTGAAGTCGAAGTCATGGGGGGCTATTCGCCTGAAACCATTGTCCTGAAAAAGAATGTTCCAGCCCGGATCATCTTTAATCGCAAGGATCCATCTTCATGTCTGGATCAAGTGATCTTTCCAGACTTTGGGGTGCATGAAGCTTTGCCTTTGGGTGAAAAACATGTCATTGAAATTACGCCAGAAAAAGCGGGCGAATATGGTTATTCATGTGGTATGAACATGATGCATGGTCACATGATTGTGGAATAA
- a CDS encoding CopY/TcrY family copper transport repressor has protein sequence MQISNAEWRIMKIIWMEGKQTSRDLIAVLSERFDWSKSTIKTLLTRLVEKGCLTREKSGKAFVYSALLKQDQSLDLVVEEVKDKVCSKRIVQVLENLIQESDFTLADLNQLQQVLEEKKAEAVETVPCNCM, from the coding sequence ATGCAAATTTCCAATGCGGAATGGCGCATCATGAAAATTATCTGGATGGAAGGCAAGCAGACCAGCAGGGATTTGATCGCCGTCTTGTCCGAGCGCTTTGACTGGTCGAAGTCGACCATCAAGACCCTCTTGACGCGCTTGGTTGAAAAGGGCTGTCTGACCAGAGAAAAATCTGGCAAAGCCTTTGTCTACTCGGCTTTGTTGAAGCAGGACCAGAGTTTAGACTTGGTGGTTGAGGAGGTGAAAGACAAGGTTTGCTCAAAAAGAATTGTCCAGGTGCTTGAAAACTTGATTCAGGAGAGTGACTTTACGCTTGCAGATCTTAATCAGCTGCAGCAGGTCCTGGAAGAAAAGAAAGCAGAGGCTGTCGAAACAGTCCCTTGCAATTGTATGTAA
- a CDS encoding SGNH/GDSL hydrolase family protein has product MAVQLLEDWLLKEQEKIITTYRELNQAPLKEPGLIFIGDSIVEYFPIHELLQSPKHMVNRGVRGYKTGLLREHLDAHVFGTAVDQIFLLIGTNDIGKEIPQKETLDNVEAVLQAIMRDFPLTHINLISVLPVSQEERYKQKVYVRTNEKIQALNQAYRELAQAYHQVSYIDVYSSLLDEKRQLAEAYTTDGLHLNVAGYRILAQALQETL; this is encoded by the coding sequence ATGGCAGTACAACTGTTAGAAGACTGGCTCTTAAAGGAGCAGGAGAAAATCATAACAACCTATCGGGAGCTCAATCAAGCCCCTCTGAAAGAGCCTGGTTTGATCTTTATCGGAGACTCCATCGTAGAGTATTTTCCCATTCATGAACTATTACAAAGTCCCAAGCACATGGTCAATCGAGGAGTGCGAGGCTATAAGACGGGTCTTCTTCGTGAGCATCTAGACGCCCATGTCTTTGGAACGGCGGTGGATCAGATCTTTCTCTTGATCGGGACCAATGATATCGGAAAAGAAATTCCTCAAAAGGAAACCTTAGACAATGTAGAAGCGGTCTTACAAGCAATTATGAGGGACTTTCCGCTGACCCACATCAACCTGATCTCGGTTTTACCGGTGAGTCAAGAAGAGCGCTACAAACAAAAGGTCTATGTGCGGACCAATGAAAAAATTCAGGCCCTCAACCAGGCCTATCGCGAATTGGCCCAGGCCTACCACCAGGTCAGCTATATTGATGTGTATTCGTCTTTATTGGATGAAAAGAGGCAGTTGGCAGAAGCCTATACGACAGATGGCCTCCATTTAAATGTAGCCGGTTACCGCATCCTAGCCCAAGCTCTGCAGGAGACATTATAG
- a CDS encoding Cof-type HAD-IIB family hydrolase, with translation MIKLIATDMDGTLLDERGEVDLPRLERLLDHLDQKGIRFVIATGNEIHRMRQLLGPLVKRVTLVVANGARIFEDDQMILGKFWDRELVEAVLAYFKGREISDQLVVSAVNGGFVKEGTVFTEVEKFMQPEVIEALYKRMKFVPELTADLFDQVLKMSLVVGLDRLDQVSQEVQQAFGDQLMAVSSGFGSMDLLQAGIHKAWGLAQLMEKWQLDASQVMAFGDSGNDIEMLEMAAHSYAVANAERAVKAVAKHLAPSHQEGGVYQVIEEYLGLTPWEQVKGKK, from the coding sequence ATGATTAAGTTGATTGCAACAGATATGGATGGAACCTTATTAGATGAGCGAGGAGAGGTGGATCTCCCGCGTCTGGAAAGGCTGTTGGACCACTTGGATCAAAAAGGGATTCGCTTTGTCATTGCGACGGGAAATGAAATCCATCGCATGCGCCAGCTCTTGGGTCCTTTGGTCAAGCGGGTGACTCTAGTCGTAGCCAACGGAGCTCGGATTTTTGAGGATGACCAGATGATTCTTGGAAAATTCTGGGATCGAGAATTGGTGGAGGCGGTTCTTGCTTATTTTAAGGGCCGGGAAATTTCAGATCAGTTGGTTGTATCAGCTGTCAATGGTGGCTTTGTCAAGGAAGGCACGGTCTTTACAGAAGTTGAAAAATTCATGCAGCCGGAAGTGATTGAAGCCTTGTACAAGCGAATGAAGTTTGTTCCGGAATTGACAGCCGATTTGTTTGACCAGGTGCTTAAAATGAGCTTGGTGGTTGGCTTGGATCGTCTTGATCAAGTGAGTCAGGAAGTCCAACAGGCTTTTGGAGATCAGCTCATGGCGGTTTCGAGTGGTTTCGGCAGCATGGATCTCTTACAAGCAGGTATTCACAAGGCTTGGGGACTGGCTCAATTAATGGAGAAATGGCAGCTTGATGCTAGTCAGGTCATGGCCTTTGGGGATAGTGGAAACGACATCGAAATGCTTGAAATGGCTGCTCACTCCTATGCGGTGGCCAATGCAGAAAGAGCTGTCAAGGCTGTTGCCAAACACCTAGCACCGAGCCATCAAGAAGGCGGTGTCTACCAGGTGATCGAAGAGTATCTAGGATTGACCCCCTGGGAACAAGTGAAAGGAAAGAAGTAG
- a CDS encoding HD domain-containing protein produces the protein MSDLNQTVEFIKEIEKLKSVTRFNRTLDGRFENSAEHSWQGAIAAMVLQDYYPEKLNMEKVISMLLIHDLGEIYAGDTWVFDDEKKLHAHDRELASIEKTMSLLPEATYLNTKNLWLEFEKGQSPEARYARVIDALVPLINHLEVSEVDYNPDHIRSEMVLEKKKFIKSESKELWKLTEKLIQESVEKGLYL, from the coding sequence ATGAGTGATTTGAATCAGACAGTTGAATTTATTAAAGAAATCGAGAAATTAAAGTCAGTAACAAGGTTTAATAGAACTCTTGATGGACGGTTTGAAAATAGTGCCGAGCATTCCTGGCAGGGTGCGATAGCTGCGATGGTTCTGCAAGATTATTATCCCGAAAAATTGAATATGGAAAAGGTGATTTCTATGTTACTGATTCATGATTTAGGTGAGATTTATGCCGGAGATACTTGGGTGTTTGATGATGAAAAAAAGCTTCATGCTCATGATAGAGAGCTCGCATCTATAGAAAAAACAATGAGCCTCCTTCCAGAAGCAACATATTTGAATACGAAAAATTTGTGGTTGGAGTTTGAAAAAGGCCAGAGTCCTGAGGCAAGATATGCAAGAGTGATTGACGCATTGGTACCACTGATCAATCACTTGGAAGTGTCAGAAGTCGATTATAATCCCGATCATATCCGTTCAGAGATGGTATTAGAAAAGAAAAAGTTCATAAAAAGTGAGTCCAAAGAGTTGTGGAAATTGACAGAAAAGTTAATTCAGGAAAGTGTAGAGAAGGGCTTATATTTATAA
- a CDS encoding DUF554 domain-containing protein, protein MIGLGTFYNALGVVFGGLLGLLIGQRLSEDFHETLLKVTGVAVFVLGIAGTLEKMLVVHGSHVESHGSMMLILSLVIGTVIGELLKIEEGFERLGTWLKEKTGNQGDTSFVDAFMTTALTICIGAMAVVGAVQDGLTGDTSTLLAKAILDMVIVLVLTVSKGKGAIFAVVPLVILQGLITLLAHLIAPIMTPQALSNLSLVGSSLILCVGINLIWGKRIKVANLLPAVLIAIIWAFVG, encoded by the coding sequence ATGATCGGTTTAGGGACCTTCTATAATGCCTTAGGGGTCGTGTTTGGTGGGCTTTTAGGATTGCTCATCGGTCAACGTTTGTCAGAAGATTTTCATGAGACCCTTCTGAAAGTGACGGGAGTTGCTGTATTTGTCTTGGGCATCGCAGGGACCTTGGAAAAGATGCTGGTGGTGCATGGAAGTCATGTGGAAAGTCACGGCAGTATGATGTTGATTCTGAGTCTAGTGATCGGGACCGTTATCGGGGAACTCTTGAAGATTGAGGAGGGCTTTGAGCGCCTGGGAACCTGGCTAAAGGAAAAGACGGGCAACCAAGGCGATACCAGCTTTGTCGATGCCTTTATGACCACGGCCTTGACCATTTGTATCGGGGCTATGGCGGTGGTCGGAGCTGTCCAGGATGGCCTGACGGGTGACACCTCAACCTTGTTGGCCAAGGCTATTCTCGATATGGTTATCGTTCTAGTCTTGACCGTTTCAAAAGGAAAGGGCGCCATCTTTGCGGTGGTACCACTCGTGATCCTTCAAGGTTTGATCACGCTGTTGGCTCATTTGATCGCACCGATCATGACTCCACAAGCCCTTTCGAATCTGTCACTAGTTGGCTCCAGCCTCATTCTCTGTGTAGGGATCAATCTCATCTGGGGTAAACGGATCAAGGTCGCCAATCTCCTTCCAGCAGTGCTGATTGCCATTATTTGGGCTTTTGTTGGGTGA
- a CDS encoding MutS-related protein, translating to MEGNVNWIPLGILGLIVVIWATKFLTAIRLKQKLKKAWDGAPFFRKKDTEESLIDSLAYPAKGRTIDSQVDDQTWHDLALDAVFDQLNYTQSSLGAEALYQKMRLLEFQPQDQLHDLEAFFEEHPDLRLKVQIIFNQLGKKNHNMARSIVANPGKHYAGLPLYLALACLPIVCLFAIPFEPVGAITLLVISVVFNIVFSSLRNWSNKIRLDNVSYLVRIFASAERLSRLALPQQEELKQAVKPFKKTRILASVLQSPTGTSEMEIILLYLNVLFLLPQIAQVYIYNQVKAHQKEAQKLLDLLGEMEVAISLLRHKRDLEVVCQPVFTETGGIEGETLYHPLLSNPIANDVHFQKNMVISGDNASGKSTYLKTVAINAILAQGLGFAYGEKLALPYGHVLTAMDVSDDIEVGDSYFITESKAILRMIQHLKKPGFHYFFIDELFKGTNTIERIGSGLGIVRWLAAQNCLYMISSHDIELVAASGEVNDNYHFDSRYVDGKIVFDYQIKPGSAVTKNAVNTLESLHYPEEITQTAKDLIDQYEETGHWSLKEIEKE from the coding sequence ATGGAAGGAAATGTGAACTGGATCCCGCTTGGGATCCTAGGATTGATAGTGGTGATTTGGGCAACCAAATTTCTTACAGCCATCCGCCTCAAGCAAAAGCTGAAGAAGGCTTGGGATGGGGCGCCTTTCTTTCGCAAGAAAGACACAGAAGAAAGTTTGATAGATAGTCTGGCTTATCCAGCTAAGGGAAGGACGATCGATAGCCAAGTGGATGATCAGACCTGGCATGATTTGGCTTTGGATGCGGTCTTTGATCAGCTCAACTATACCCAATCGAGCCTTGGAGCAGAGGCTCTCTATCAAAAAATGCGCCTGCTGGAATTCCAGCCTCAGGACCAGCTTCATGACTTAGAAGCCTTCTTTGAAGAGCATCCTGATTTGCGCCTCAAGGTCCAGATCATTTTCAACCAACTGGGCAAGAAGAACCACAACATGGCGCGTAGCATTGTCGCAAATCCCGGCAAGCATTATGCAGGGTTGCCCCTCTATCTAGCCTTGGCCTGCCTTCCTATAGTCTGTCTCTTTGCCATCCCCTTTGAGCCAGTCGGGGCCATTACCCTCTTGGTGATCAGTGTGGTCTTTAATATTGTCTTTTCGAGTTTGCGCAATTGGTCCAATAAAATCCGTCTGGACAATGTTAGCTATCTGGTTCGCATCTTTGCTTCGGCAGAACGTTTGAGCCGTCTAGCCTTGCCACAACAAGAAGAACTCAAGCAAGCGGTCAAACCTTTTAAGAAAACGCGGATCCTTGCCAGTGTCTTGCAGAGTCCAACGGGGACTTCGGAAATGGAAATTATTCTCCTCTACCTCAATGTCCTCTTTTTACTCCCGCAGATCGCTCAGGTTTATATTTACAATCAGGTGAAAGCTCATCAAAAAGAGGCCCAGAAGCTTCTGGATCTCCTTGGAGAGATGGAAGTCGCCATTAGTCTCTTGCGCCATAAGCGGGATCTAGAAGTGGTCTGCCAGCCAGTCTTTACAGAGACGGGTGGCATTGAGGGCGAGACGCTCTATCATCCTTTGCTGTCCAATCCGATTGCGAATGATGTGCATTTTCAGAAAAATATGGTCATCAGTGGGGACAATGCCTCCGGGAAATCGACCTACCTGAAAACTGTCGCCATCAATGCCATTCTGGCTCAAGGGTTAGGCTTTGCCTATGGAGAAAAATTAGCCCTTCCCTATGGTCATGTGCTAACGGCTATGGATGTGAGCGATGACATTGAAGTTGGAGATAGTTACTTCATCACCGAAAGTAAAGCTATTTTACGTATGATTCAGCATCTGAAAAAGCCTGGTTTTCACTATTTCTTTATTGACGAGCTCTTTAAGGGGACCAATACCATCGAGCGGATCGGATCAGGCCTTGGGATTGTCCGCTGGTTAGCTGCCCAAAACTGTCTCTACATGATTTCCAGCCATGATATTGAGCTGGTCGCAGCCTCCGGTGAAGTCAATGATAATTACCATTTTGACAGTCGCTATGTGGATGGCAAGATCGTCTTTGACTACCAGATCAAGCCAGGGTCAGCCGTGACCAAGAATGCGGTCAATACGCTAGAAAGCCTGCATTATCCAGAGGAGATTACGCAAACAGCCAAGGACTTGATTGACCAGTATGAAGAGACGGGCCACTGGTCTTTGAAAGAAATTGAAAAAGAATGA
- a CDS encoding CapA family protein has protein sequence MLEKWESVKGTIKTMGKELSAAFDWAFDRLFSRIQLTNEQFVYVLLSVVFIVANAILWVQKFQGFPITATERPEVVYKAKTPADQIPHTARIMANGDQLYHDLVYMSAQKEDGTYDFHENYEYVKPWLQKADLALGDFEGTINPNYYLSGYPLFNAPSEVVPAIKDAGYDVMDLGHNHILDSGLEGVYSTAKAFEDAGITPVGVYTHEKRGQAPLVIKEVNGIKIAILAYAYGFNGMETTLTPEEQANVLSDLDEERMKAEIQKAEQEADITIVMPQMGVEYQLEPTEEQKELYHKMISWGADIVFGGHPHVVEPAEVVNKDGQNKLIIYSMGNFLSNQRLETMEGIETAQWTERGVLMDVTIEKVGRKTRIKTATAHPTWVSRTPKGTYSPEGYELYNYQTYILEDFIKGGKYRDKLDEETKERVDTAYREMKEHVHLDWPQSGKE, from the coding sequence ATGTTAGAGAAGTGGGAGAGTGTGAAAGGAACCATCAAAACGATGGGAAAAGAACTATCGGCGGCCTTTGACTGGGCTTTTGATCGTCTTTTTTCAAGGATTCAGCTGACCAATGAACAGTTTGTCTATGTGCTCTTGTCAGTCGTTTTTATCGTGGCCAATGCTATCTTGTGGGTGCAAAAGTTCCAAGGCTTTCCGATCACCGCAACCGAACGGCCAGAGGTTGTGTACAAGGCCAAGACACCGGCTGATCAGATTCCTCATACAGCTCGGATCATGGCCAATGGAGATCAGCTCTATCATGATCTGGTCTATATGAGCGCGCAAAAAGAAGATGGGACTTATGATTTTCATGAAAATTATGAGTATGTCAAACCCTGGCTACAAAAGGCGGATCTAGCCTTGGGTGATTTTGAGGGAACCATTAACCCCAATTATTATTTGTCAGGATATCCTCTTTTTAATGCGCCGAGCGAAGTCGTACCAGCCATCAAGGATGCTGGTTATGATGTCATGGATTTGGGACACAACCACATCCTGGATTCAGGTCTAGAAGGGGTCTATTCGACAGCCAAGGCCTTTGAAGATGCAGGCATCACCCCTGTCGGTGTTTACACGCATGAAAAGAGAGGCCAGGCCCCCTTAGTGATCAAGGAAGTGAATGGCATCAAGATTGCTATTCTAGCCTACGCTTACGGCTTTAATGGAATGGAAACGACCCTTACTCCAGAAGAGCAGGCGAATGTTTTGTCTGACCTAGACGAAGAACGGATGAAGGCAGAGATCCAAAAGGCGGAGCAAGAGGCTGATATCACCATTGTTATGCCCCAGATGGGAGTTGAGTACCAGTTAGAGCCGACAGAAGAGCAAAAAGAGCTATATCATAAAATGATTTCTTGGGGCGCTGATATCGTTTTTGGCGGGCATCCCCATGTTGTGGAGCCTGCTGAAGTGGTCAATAAAGATGGTCAAAACAAGCTCATTATCTACTCAATGGGGAATTTTCTCTCCAATCAACGTCTGGAAACTATGGAAGGTATAGAGACTGCCCAATGGACAGAGCGTGGAGTTTTGATGGATGTGACCATCGAAAAGGTTGGTCGCAAGACACGGATTAAGACGGCTACTGCTCATCCAACCTGGGTCAGTCGGACTCCAAAGGGAACCTATTCTCCTGAAGGTTATGAGTTGTACAACTACCAAACCTATATTTTGGAAGATTTTATCAAGGGTGGCAAATACCGCGATAAGCTAGATGAGGAGACCAAGGAGAGAGTGGACACGGCTTATCGAGAAATGAAGGAACATGTTCACTTGGACTGGCCTCAGAGTGGAAAGGAATAG
- the msrB gene encoding peptide-methionine (R)-S-oxide reductase MsrB → MAEIYLAGGCFWGLEEYFSRIPGVEQTTVGYANGQVETTNYQLIKETDHAETVQVIYDPDKITLRAILLYYFRVIDPLSVNKQGNDRGRQYRTGVYYTDEADREVIAQVFSEEEKQLGHKIAVELESLRHYILAEDYHQDYLKKNPGGYCHIDVTDAAQPLIDPSAYQKPDQETLKAKLTAEQYQVTQESATERPFHNAYDQTFEEGIYVDITTGEPLFFAKDKFASGCGWPSFSRPIAKDVVHYYQDHSHGMERIEVRSRSGNAHLGHVFTDGPKDQGGLRYCINSASLRFIPKEEMEREGYGYLLKALK, encoded by the coding sequence ATGGCAGAGATTTATTTAGCAGGTGGCTGTTTTTGGGGCTTAGAGGAATATTTTTCACGGATCCCTGGTGTAGAACAGACGACGGTGGGCTATGCCAATGGCCAGGTAGAAACGACCAACTACCAACTGATCAAGGAAACGGATCACGCAGAGACTGTACAAGTCATCTACGATCCAGATAAAATCACCCTACGAGCGATTCTGCTCTACTATTTCCGGGTGATCGATCCCTTGTCCGTTAACAAGCAGGGAAATGATCGAGGCCGCCAATATCGGACCGGTGTCTATTATACAGACGAAGCAGACCGTGAAGTGATTGCCCAAGTGTTTTCGGAAGAAGAGAAGCAACTGGGCCACAAAATCGCGGTTGAGTTGGAATCCTTGCGCCACTATATCTTGGCTGAGGACTACCACCAAGACTACCTCAAGAAGAATCCTGGAGGCTATTGCCATATCGATGTGACAGATGCAGCCCAACCCTTGATTGATCCGTCAGCCTATCAGAAGCCAGATCAAGAAACCCTAAAAGCGAAACTGACAGCAGAGCAGTACCAAGTCACCCAAGAAAGCGCGACGGAACGTCCGTTCCACAATGCCTATGATCAGACCTTTGAAGAGGGGATCTATGTGGATATTACGACGGGGGAGCCACTCTTTTTTGCCAAGGATAAGTTTGCGTCTGGCTGTGGATGGCCAAGTTTCTCCCGTCCCATTGCCAAAGATGTCGTCCACTATTACCAGGATCATAGCCACGGGATGGAGCGGATCGAAGTTCGTTCCCGTTCAGGCAATGCCCATCTCGGACATGTCTTCACCGATGGACCAAAAGATCAAGGAGGGCTTCGCTATTGTATCAATTCGGCCTCTCTGCGCTTTATTCCAAAAGAGGAAATGGAGCGAGAAGGTTATGGATATTTGTTAAAGGCTTTGAAATAA
- a CDS encoding helicase BlpT, whose product MEVKRKVISMEERDVIQEARTTITLLQTAFSKGFTPSSDTLRFRENLDQMLKGLRKARRVDNRLLIKLEKFYQTASLLIGLGGLALNEEAFQAWRAYDHWHYEVVKPQLQVYGPTVVL is encoded by the coding sequence ATGGAGGTGAAAAGGAAGGTGATTTCTATGGAAGAAAGGGATGTGATTCAAGAGGCAAGAACGACGATCACCCTTCTTCAAACAGCCTTTTCTAAGGGATTCACCCCTAGTTCAGATACCCTTCGATTTCGAGAAAATCTAGATCAGATGTTGAAAGGTTTACGAAAGGCTAGGCGGGTAGACAATCGTCTGTTGATTAAGTTGGAAAAGTTTTATCAGACCGCCAGTCTATTGATTGGTCTGGGCGGGCTAGCATTGAACGAAGAGGCCTTTCAAGCTTGGCGAGCTTATGATCACTGGCATTACGAGGTTGTGAAACCTCAGTTACAGGTCTACGGACCGACGGTGGTGTTGTAG
- a CDS encoding dihydroorotate oxidase produces the protein MVSTKTQIAGFEFDNCLMNAAGVACMTTEELEEVKNSAAGTFVTKTATLEFRAGNPEPRYQDVPLGSINSMGLPNQGLDYYLNYLLELQETDPDRTFFLSLVGMSPEETHTILKKVQDSDFKGLTELNLSCPNVPGKPQIAYDFDTTDRILSEVFDYFTKPLGIKLPPYFDIVHFDQAAAIFNKYPLKFVNCVNSIGNGLYIEDESVVIRPKNGFGGIGGEYIKPTALANVHAFYQRLNPEIQIVGTGGVLTGRDAFEHILCGASMVQIGTTLHKEGVGAFERITAELKAIMEEKGYQSLEDFRGKLHYID, from the coding sequence ATGGTATCGACAAAAACGCAAATTGCTGGTTTTGAATTTGACAACTGCTTGATGAATGCGGCAGGTGTAGCCTGTATGACCACTGAGGAATTGGAAGAAGTGAAGAACTCAGCTGCGGGAACCTTTGTGACCAAGACAGCGACCTTAGAATTCCGTGCTGGTAATCCAGAACCACGCTACCAAGATGTGCCGCTTGGTTCGATCAATTCGATGGGGCTGCCTAACCAAGGGTTGGACTATTATTTGAATTACTTATTGGAGTTGCAAGAAACGGATCCTGACCGGACCTTCTTCTTATCTCTCGTCGGCATGTCTCCTGAAGAAACTCATACCATCTTGAAAAAGGTGCAAGACAGTGACTTTAAAGGCTTGACAGAGTTGAACCTATCTTGTCCCAATGTCCCTGGAAAACCTCAGATTGCCTATGATTTTGATACGACAGATCGGATCTTGTCCGAGGTCTTTGACTATTTCACCAAACCTCTAGGGATCAAGTTGCCACCTTATTTTGATATCGTTCATTTTGATCAAGCAGCAGCGATCTTTAACAAATACCCGCTCAAGTTTGTCAACTGCGTCAACTCGATCGGAAATGGCCTCTACATCGAGGATGAATCCGTGGTGATTCGTCCTAAGAACGGCTTTGGTGGGATTGGTGGAGAATACATCAAACCAACGGCTCTCGCCAATGTCCATGCCTTTTACCAACGTCTGAATCCAGAAATTCAGATTGTGGGGACAGGAGGTGTCTTGACCGGTCGCGATGCCTTTGAACATATCCTTTGTGGGGCTAGTATGGTGCAAATCGGCACGACGCTTCATAAAGAAGGAGTAGGAGCATTTGAACGCATCACTGCGGAGCTCAAAGCCATCATGGAAGAAAAAGGATACCAAAGCCTGGAAGACTTCCGTGGGAAATTGCACTACATTGACTAA
- the gdhA gene encoding NADP-specific glutamate dehydrogenase codes for MTTAKEYIQSTFETVKARNGHEAEFLQAVEEFLSTLEPVFEKHPEYIEENILARITEPERVISFRVPWVDREGNIQVNRGYRVQFNSAVGPYKGGLRFHPTVNQGILKFLGFEQIFKNVLTGLPIGGGKGGSDFDPKGKTDAEVMRFCQSFMTELQKHIGPSLDVPAGDIGVGGREIGYLYGQYKRLRQFDAGVLTGKPLGFGGSLIRPEATGYGLVYYTEEMLKANGDSFAGKKVVISGSGNVAQYALQKATELGATVISVSDSNGYVIDENGIDFDLLTDVKEKRRARLTEYAAEKPTATYYEGSVWTYAGNYDIALPCATQNEIDGDAAKRLVAQGVKVVSEGANMPSNIDAINVYKENGILYGPAKAANAGGVAVSALEMSQNSQRLSWTREEVDGRLKDIMTNIFNTAKTTAETYGLGKDYLAGANIAAFENVANAMIAQGLV; via the coding sequence ATGACAACTGCTAAAGAATATATCCAAAGCACTTTCGAAACTGTAAAAGCTCGTAACGGCCACGAAGCTGAATTCCTTCAAGCTGTTGAAGAGTTCCTCAGCACTTTGGAACCTGTTTTTGAAAAACATCCTGAATACATTGAAGAAAACATCTTGGCTCGTATTACAGAACCTGAACGCGTAATTTCTTTCCGTGTTCCTTGGGTTGACCGTGAAGGAAATATCCAAGTAAACCGTGGTTACCGTGTTCAATTCAACTCTGCTGTAGGTCCTTACAAAGGCGGACTTCGTTTCCACCCAACTGTTAACCAAGGGATCTTGAAATTCCTCGGATTCGAACAAATCTTCAAAAACGTCTTGACTGGTCTTCCTATCGGCGGTGGTAAAGGTGGATCTGACTTCGATCCTAAAGGAAAAACAGACGCTGAAGTGATGCGTTTCTGCCAAAGCTTCATGACTGAATTGCAAAAACACATCGGTCCTTCTCTTGATGTCCCAGCTGGTGATATCGGGGTTGGTGGACGTGAAATCGGATACCTTTACGGTCAATACAAACGCCTTCGCCAATTTGATGCTGGTGTCTTGACTGGTAAACCTCTTGGTTTCGGTGGTAGCTTGATCCGTCCAGAAGCAACTGGTTATGGTTTGGTTTACTACACGGAAGAAATGCTCAAAGCCAACGGCGACAGCTTTGCTGGTAAGAAAGTCGTGATCTCAGGTTCTGGTAACGTTGCTCAATACGCTCTTCAAAAAGCAACTGAACTTGGTGCAACTGTTATCTCTGTATCTGACTCAAACGGTTACGTGATCGACGAAAACGGTATTGACTTCGACCTTCTTACAGACGTCAAAGAAAAACGTCGTGCACGTTTGACTGAATACGCTGCTGAAAAACCAACTGCTACTTACTACGAAGGTTCTGTATGGACTTATGCTGGTAACTATGACATCGCTCTTCCATGTGCAACTCAAAACGAAATTGATGGCGATGCTGCAAAACGTTTGGTCGCTCAAGGTGTGAAAGTTGTCTCTGAAGGAGCAAACATGCCAAGTAACATCGATGCCATCAACGTATACAAAGAAAATGGTATCCTTTACGGACCTGCTAAAGCAGCCAATGCTGGTGGAGTTGCTGTATCTGCTCTTGAAATGAGCCAAAACAGCCAACGTCTTTCATGGACACGCGAAGAAGTGGACGGACGTTTGAAAGACATCATGACCAACATCTTCAACACTGCTAAAACAACTGCAGAAACTTACGGACTTGGTAAAGATTACCTTGCAGGTGCCAACATCGCTGCCTTTGAAAATGTCGCAAACGCGATGATTGCACAAGGTCTTGTATAA